One window of the Epinephelus moara isolate mb chromosome 24, YSFRI_EMoa_1.0, whole genome shotgun sequence genome contains the following:
- the smarcc2 gene encoding SWI/SNF complex subunit SMARCC2 isoform X1 — MAVRKKDGGPNVKYFEASDTVSQFDNVRVWLGKNYKKYIQAEPPTNKSLSSLVVQLLQFQEEVFGRHVSNPPLTKLPMKCFLDFKSGGALCHILAAAYKFKSDQGWRRFDFQNPSRMDRNVEMFMTIEKSLVQNNCLSRPVIYLSSDIEPKLLGKLKDIIKRHQGSVTEDKASSSHVVVPIPTSLEEEEWVRPVMKRDKQVLLHWGYFPDSYDTWIPASEIEAAVEDPPSPEKPRKVHAKWILDLDQYNEWMNEEDYEVGEGCPKRKRISAKTLTDEVTTPDERRDKKPGSAKKRKRSPSPSPTPPPQESKKKNTKKGPTTPYTKSKRGQREEEQEDLSKDLDEASPVPASEEGNPPKTNNTKKDSDSTPVKGGTDMDEQEDESMETTGKEEEEGSPSVKGEPVKSSDLHEDNVTEQTHHIIIPSYAAWFDYNSVHAIERRALPEFFNGKNKSKTPEIYLAYRNFMIDTYRLNPQEYLTSTACRRNLAGDVCAIMRVHAFLEQWGLINYQVDSESRPTPMGPPPTSHFHVLADTPSSLVPLQPKTAQTPATQQMMSFPDKVKEKPADLQNFGLRTDMYSKKTGSTKSKSTASSMREWTEQETLLLLEGLEMYKDDWNKVSEHVGSRTQDECILHFLRLPIEDPYLEDHSSSLGPLAYQPVPFSQAGNPVMSTVAFLASVVDPRVASAAAKSALEEFSRMKEEVPAALVEAHVRRVEEAARVSGRQDPLYGLEGSGIAGTGLEEGERPDESSDESKSDSQSGEEKREAKDSKDGATEEEEKQTENGKKEEERGRDQEGERDADKTESEMGDGEKEKDGKEGTEEGQREAESEGERKAKVERDVGEGNLATAAASALAAAAVKAKHLAAVEERKIKSLVALLVETQMKKLEIKLRHFEELETIMDREREALEYQRQQLLADRQSFHMEQLKYAEMRARQQHFQQIQHQQHSQAGGPHANQAASAPPPQGPTASQQAPSTPAPQPAPSPAPPASASAPAPESQPSQGAHTSPPCPPGATPAAHSSSSSSTTPVLHEPNAPLPGDTLHPSAPVPPPQ, encoded by the exons ATGGCGGTGCGGAAGAAAGACGGCGGCCCGAATGTAAAATATTTCGAAGCGTCTGATACCGTTTCTCAGTTTGATAATGTCCGCGTCTGGCTGGGAAAGAATTACAAAAAG TACATCCAAGCCGAACCCCCCACCAACAAGTCTTTGTCCAGCCTGGTGGTCCAGCTGCTCCAGTTCCAGGAGGAGGTGTTCGGTCGACATGTCAGCAACCCTCCGCTCACCAAGCTGCCG ATGAAGTGTTTCCTGGACTTCAAGTCAGGAGGGGCTCTCTGCCACATCCTGGCTGCTGCCTACAAGTTCAAGAGTGACCAAGGATG GCGCAGGTTTGACTTCCAGAATCCGTCGAGGATGGACCGAAATGTGGAGATGTTCATGACGATCGAGAAGTCCTTAGTGCAG AACAACTGCCTGAGCAGACCGGTCATCTACCTGAGCTCCGACATAGAGCCAAAACTGCTGGGGAAACTGAAAGACATCATCAAAAGGCATCAG GGCTCAGTAACTGAGGACAAGGCCTCCAGCTCCCATGTTGTCGTTCCTATTCCCACCAGCTTAGAGGAAG AGGAGTGGGTGCGTCCCGTGATGAAGAGAGATAAGCAAGTGCTGCTCCACTGGGGATATTTTCCTGACAG tTATGACACCTGGATCCCAGCCAGTGAGATCGAGGCTGCTGTGGAGGATCCTCCCAGCCCAGAAAAGCCCCGAAAG GTTCATGCCAAGTGGATTTTAGACCTGGACCAATATAATGAGTGGATGAATGAGGAGGACTATGAAGTGGGAGAGGGCTGCCCTAAAAGGAAGAGGATCTCAGCCAAGACCCTGACAGATGAGGTGACCACGCCTGACGAGCGGAGGGACAAGAAGCCTGGCAGTgccaagaagaggaagaggtcGCCGTCGCCCTCCCCGACCCCTCCGCCTCAGGAGagcaagaagaagaataccAAAAAAGG gcCAACGACCCCGTACACCAAGTCTAAACGGGGCCAAagggaggaggaacaggaggatcTTAGTAAAGACTTGGATGAAGCGTCACCTGTTCCAGCATCTGAAGAGGGAAACCCACCTAAGACAA ATAACACCAAGAAGGACTCTGATTCAACTCCAGTCAAGGGAGGAACAGATATGG ATGAGCAAGAGGATGAGTCCATGGAAACAACAGGCAAG gaggaggaggaaggctcTCCGAGCGTGAAGGGTGAACCAGTGAAAAGCTCGGACCTTCACGAGGACAACGTGACCGAGCAGACTCATCACATTATCATTCCGAGCTATGCTGCCTGGTTCGACTACAACAG TGTTCATGCCATCGAGCGCAGAGCCCTGCCCGAGTTTTTCAATGggaaaaacaaatccaaaacaCCAGAGAT TTACCTGGCGTACAGGAACTTCATGATCGACACCTACCGGCTCAACCCTCAGGAGTATCTGACGTCCACCGCCTGTCGCAGGAACCTGGCAGGAGACGTGTGTGCAATCATGAG AGTCCACGCCTTCCTGGAGCAGTGGGGCCTGATTAACTACCAGGTGGACTCCGAGAGCAGACCCACACCCATGGGTCCCCCACCGACCTCTCACTTCCACGTCCTAGCAGACACTCCCTCCAGTCTGGTGCCCCTGCAGCCCAAGACGGCCCAG ACCCCTGCCACCCAGCAGATGATGTCCTTCCCAGATAAAGTGAAGGAGAAACCAGCAGATCTGCAAAACTTTGGGCTGCGGACTGACATGTACAGCAAGAAGACTGGCTCTACAAAG AGCAAGAGTACAGCAAGCTCTATGAGGGAGTGGACAGAACAAGAAACACTACTACTACTTGAG GGGTTGGAGATGTACAAGGACGACTGGAACAAGGTTTCAGAACATGTGGGCAGCCGTACACAGGACGAGTGCATCCTGCACTTCCTGCGGCTGCCCATTGAAGACCCTTACTTGGAGGACCACTCTTCATCTTTGGGACCACTGGCCTACCAGCCGGTACCTTTCAGTCAGGCAGGAAACCCCGTCATGAGCACAGTGGCCTTCCTCGCCTCTGTCGTCGACCCACGAGTGGCCTCAGCTGCGGCCAAATCTGCTCTGG AGGAGTTTTCTCGTATGAAGGAGGAGGTTCCTGCAGCGCTTGTCGAGGCTCATGTACGGCGGGTGGAGGAGGCAGCGAGGGTCAGTGGCCGACAGGACCCGCTGTATGGCCTGGAGGGTAGTGGCATCGCAGGCACTGGcctggaggagggagagagacctG ATGAAAGCAGTGATGAAAGCAAGAGTGACAGCCAATCAGGCGAAGAGAAGAGGGAAGCCAAG GACAGCAAAGATGGAGcgactgaggaagaggagaagcagacagagaatgggaagaaggaagaagaaagaggaagagaccaagaaggagagagggatgcAGACAAAACAGAGTCCGAGATGG GCGAcggggagaaggagaaggatgGAAAAGAGGGAACAGAGGAAGgacaaagagaagcagagagtgaaggagagaggaaggcGAAGGTGGAGCGGGATGTGGGAGAGGGAAATCTGGCcactgctgctgcgtctgcgctcgccgctgctgctgttaaAGCCAAG CACCTGGCTGCAGTGGAAGAGAGGAAGATCAAATCTCTTGTTGCTCTGCTGGTGGAGACCCAAATGAAGAAGCTGGAGATTAAACTGCGACACTTTGAAGAACTGGAAACCATcatggacagagagagggaggct ttggaGTACCAGCgtcagcagctgctggctgacCGTCAGTCCTTCCACATGGAGCAGTTGAAATACGCCGAGATGAGGGCCCGCCAGCAGCACTTCCAGCAGATCCAGCACCAGCAGCACAGCCAGGCCGGGGGCCCTCATGCCAACCAGGCCGCCTCAGCCCCGCCGCCCCAGGGCCCGACTGCAAGTCAACAAGCTCCCAGCACACCAGCGCCACAGCCGGCCCCCAGCCCCGCGCCCCCAGCCTCAGCTTCTGCCCCAGCCCCTGAGTCCCAACCTTCTCAGGGCGCTCACACCTCGCCGCCCTGCCCTCCAGGCGCCACCCCAGCAGCCcactccagctccagctccagcactACTCCTGTACTCCACG
- the smarcc2 gene encoding SWI/SNF complex subunit SMARCC2 isoform X2 gives MAVRKKDGGPNVKYFEASDTVSQFDNVRVWLGKNYKKYIQAEPPTNKSLSSLVVQLLQFQEEVFGRHVSNPPLTKLPMKCFLDFKSGGALCHILAAAYKFKSDQGWFDFQNPSRMDRNVEMFMTIEKSLVQNNCLSRPVIYLSSDIEPKLLGKLKDIIKRHQGSVTEDKASSSHVVVPIPTSLEEEEWVRPVMKRDKQVLLHWGYFPDSYDTWIPASEIEAAVEDPPSPEKPRKVHAKWILDLDQYNEWMNEEDYEVGEGCPKRKRISAKTLTDEVTTPDERRDKKPGSAKKRKRSPSPSPTPPPQESKKKNTKKGPTTPYTKSKRGQREEEQEDLSKDLDEASPVPASEEGNPPKTNNTKKDSDSTPVKGGTDMDEQEDESMETTGKEEEEGSPSVKGEPVKSSDLHEDNVTEQTHHIIIPSYAAWFDYNSVHAIERRALPEFFNGKNKSKTPEIYLAYRNFMIDTYRLNPQEYLTSTACRRNLAGDVCAIMRVHAFLEQWGLINYQVDSESRPTPMGPPPTSHFHVLADTPSSLVPLQPKTAQTPATQQMMSFPDKVKEKPADLQNFGLRTDMYSKKTGSTKSKSTASSMREWTEQETLLLLEGLEMYKDDWNKVSEHVGSRTQDECILHFLRLPIEDPYLEDHSSSLGPLAYQPVPFSQAGNPVMSTVAFLASVVDPRVASAAAKSALEEFSRMKEEVPAALVEAHVRRVEEAARVSGRQDPLYGLEGSGIAGTGLEEGERPDESSDESKSDSQSGEEKREAKDSKDGATEEEEKQTENGKKEEERGRDQEGERDADKTESEMGDGEKEKDGKEGTEEGQREAESEGERKAKVERDVGEGNLATAAASALAAAAVKAKHLAAVEERKIKSLVALLVETQMKKLEIKLRHFEELETIMDREREALEYQRQQLLADRQSFHMEQLKYAEMRARQQHFQQIQHQQHSQAGGPHANQAASAPPPQGPTASQQAPSTPAPQPAPSPAPPASASAPAPESQPSQGAHTSPPCPPGATPAAHSSSSSSTTPVLHEPNAPLPGDTLHPSAPVPPPQ, from the exons ATGGCGGTGCGGAAGAAAGACGGCGGCCCGAATGTAAAATATTTCGAAGCGTCTGATACCGTTTCTCAGTTTGATAATGTCCGCGTCTGGCTGGGAAAGAATTACAAAAAG TACATCCAAGCCGAACCCCCCACCAACAAGTCTTTGTCCAGCCTGGTGGTCCAGCTGCTCCAGTTCCAGGAGGAGGTGTTCGGTCGACATGTCAGCAACCCTCCGCTCACCAAGCTGCCG ATGAAGTGTTTCCTGGACTTCAAGTCAGGAGGGGCTCTCTGCCACATCCTGGCTGCTGCCTACAAGTTCAAGAGTGACCAAGGATG GTTTGACTTCCAGAATCCGTCGAGGATGGACCGAAATGTGGAGATGTTCATGACGATCGAGAAGTCCTTAGTGCAG AACAACTGCCTGAGCAGACCGGTCATCTACCTGAGCTCCGACATAGAGCCAAAACTGCTGGGGAAACTGAAAGACATCATCAAAAGGCATCAG GGCTCAGTAACTGAGGACAAGGCCTCCAGCTCCCATGTTGTCGTTCCTATTCCCACCAGCTTAGAGGAAG AGGAGTGGGTGCGTCCCGTGATGAAGAGAGATAAGCAAGTGCTGCTCCACTGGGGATATTTTCCTGACAG tTATGACACCTGGATCCCAGCCAGTGAGATCGAGGCTGCTGTGGAGGATCCTCCCAGCCCAGAAAAGCCCCGAAAG GTTCATGCCAAGTGGATTTTAGACCTGGACCAATATAATGAGTGGATGAATGAGGAGGACTATGAAGTGGGAGAGGGCTGCCCTAAAAGGAAGAGGATCTCAGCCAAGACCCTGACAGATGAGGTGACCACGCCTGACGAGCGGAGGGACAAGAAGCCTGGCAGTgccaagaagaggaagaggtcGCCGTCGCCCTCCCCGACCCCTCCGCCTCAGGAGagcaagaagaagaataccAAAAAAGG gcCAACGACCCCGTACACCAAGTCTAAACGGGGCCAAagggaggaggaacaggaggatcTTAGTAAAGACTTGGATGAAGCGTCACCTGTTCCAGCATCTGAAGAGGGAAACCCACCTAAGACAA ATAACACCAAGAAGGACTCTGATTCAACTCCAGTCAAGGGAGGAACAGATATGG ATGAGCAAGAGGATGAGTCCATGGAAACAACAGGCAAG gaggaggaggaaggctcTCCGAGCGTGAAGGGTGAACCAGTGAAAAGCTCGGACCTTCACGAGGACAACGTGACCGAGCAGACTCATCACATTATCATTCCGAGCTATGCTGCCTGGTTCGACTACAACAG TGTTCATGCCATCGAGCGCAGAGCCCTGCCCGAGTTTTTCAATGggaaaaacaaatccaaaacaCCAGAGAT TTACCTGGCGTACAGGAACTTCATGATCGACACCTACCGGCTCAACCCTCAGGAGTATCTGACGTCCACCGCCTGTCGCAGGAACCTGGCAGGAGACGTGTGTGCAATCATGAG AGTCCACGCCTTCCTGGAGCAGTGGGGCCTGATTAACTACCAGGTGGACTCCGAGAGCAGACCCACACCCATGGGTCCCCCACCGACCTCTCACTTCCACGTCCTAGCAGACACTCCCTCCAGTCTGGTGCCCCTGCAGCCCAAGACGGCCCAG ACCCCTGCCACCCAGCAGATGATGTCCTTCCCAGATAAAGTGAAGGAGAAACCAGCAGATCTGCAAAACTTTGGGCTGCGGACTGACATGTACAGCAAGAAGACTGGCTCTACAAAG AGCAAGAGTACAGCAAGCTCTATGAGGGAGTGGACAGAACAAGAAACACTACTACTACTTGAG GGGTTGGAGATGTACAAGGACGACTGGAACAAGGTTTCAGAACATGTGGGCAGCCGTACACAGGACGAGTGCATCCTGCACTTCCTGCGGCTGCCCATTGAAGACCCTTACTTGGAGGACCACTCTTCATCTTTGGGACCACTGGCCTACCAGCCGGTACCTTTCAGTCAGGCAGGAAACCCCGTCATGAGCACAGTGGCCTTCCTCGCCTCTGTCGTCGACCCACGAGTGGCCTCAGCTGCGGCCAAATCTGCTCTGG AGGAGTTTTCTCGTATGAAGGAGGAGGTTCCTGCAGCGCTTGTCGAGGCTCATGTACGGCGGGTGGAGGAGGCAGCGAGGGTCAGTGGCCGACAGGACCCGCTGTATGGCCTGGAGGGTAGTGGCATCGCAGGCACTGGcctggaggagggagagagacctG ATGAAAGCAGTGATGAAAGCAAGAGTGACAGCCAATCAGGCGAAGAGAAGAGGGAAGCCAAG GACAGCAAAGATGGAGcgactgaggaagaggagaagcagacagagaatgggaagaaggaagaagaaagaggaagagaccaagaaggagagagggatgcAGACAAAACAGAGTCCGAGATGG GCGAcggggagaaggagaaggatgGAAAAGAGGGAACAGAGGAAGgacaaagagaagcagagagtgaaggagagaggaaggcGAAGGTGGAGCGGGATGTGGGAGAGGGAAATCTGGCcactgctgctgcgtctgcgctcgccgctgctgctgttaaAGCCAAG CACCTGGCTGCAGTGGAAGAGAGGAAGATCAAATCTCTTGTTGCTCTGCTGGTGGAGACCCAAATGAAGAAGCTGGAGATTAAACTGCGACACTTTGAAGAACTGGAAACCATcatggacagagagagggaggct ttggaGTACCAGCgtcagcagctgctggctgacCGTCAGTCCTTCCACATGGAGCAGTTGAAATACGCCGAGATGAGGGCCCGCCAGCAGCACTTCCAGCAGATCCAGCACCAGCAGCACAGCCAGGCCGGGGGCCCTCATGCCAACCAGGCCGCCTCAGCCCCGCCGCCCCAGGGCCCGACTGCAAGTCAACAAGCTCCCAGCACACCAGCGCCACAGCCGGCCCCCAGCCCCGCGCCCCCAGCCTCAGCTTCTGCCCCAGCCCCTGAGTCCCAACCTTCTCAGGGCGCTCACACCTCGCCGCCCTGCCCTCCAGGCGCCACCCCAGCAGCCcactccagctccagctccagcactACTCCTGTACTCCACG